The following coding sequences are from one Novosphingobium sp. Gsoil 351 window:
- a CDS encoding wax ester/triacylglycerol synthase domain-containing protein, whose translation MRPDDHFMVLSETDASPMHVGALLVLEVPEAEKRQLVLAFRRQLRERLPGTPIQVRLEHAPDGFDSDVWADVASLDLDAHVVCDDRPFASDAELYAAVAGHNMERLDLRYPPFFAYVFPNLPGDRAAIYFKMHHSVADGIGFQEVLRLLSDESPRQPRRTAEVTLPSADDWRALAERRFAAEAAARSAQSAARKAALAALEAFKGDRAVTPTLRLSGPTSAQRAYATLSLPLDRFKAAAKRLDATINDLFLACVSQALRDHLIARDDLPATPLVVNSARSYRRSEHGAFGNRIVALHPHLATHITDPLGRLRAIQASMAAEMRRTAYDEALLDALEKPFGARDRRATFAERTAGGTRVLPGNLTVSNVPGPGGDRLFMGFRQLHNFPVPIIGSGRFLNVTSRRSGANLDMGVITDAAKISNAAPLACAIEAAYAEYASSVA comes from the coding sequence ATGCGCCCGGACGACCACTTTATGGTCCTATCGGAAACCGACGCTTCGCCAATGCACGTTGGGGCGTTGCTGGTGCTGGAGGTTCCGGAGGCGGAAAAGAGGCAACTTGTTTTGGCGTTTCGTCGCCAACTGAGGGAGCGGCTCCCCGGTACTCCGATCCAGGTGCGACTGGAGCACGCGCCCGACGGCTTCGATTCCGATGTCTGGGCGGACGTCGCCTCGCTGGACCTGGATGCGCACGTCGTGTGCGATGATCGGCCCTTTGCAAGCGATGCTGAGCTGTACGCTGCGGTCGCGGGGCATAACATGGAACGCCTCGACCTCAGGTACCCACCCTTCTTCGCTTATGTCTTCCCAAACTTGCCTGGAGACCGCGCTGCGATATATTTCAAGATGCACCATTCGGTCGCTGATGGGATCGGCTTCCAGGAAGTGCTTCGCTTGCTGAGTGATGAGTCACCGCGGCAACCTCGCCGGACAGCGGAGGTCACGCTGCCGTCGGCGGACGATTGGCGTGCGCTAGCTGAACGCCGCTTTGCAGCGGAGGCTGCAGCTCGCAGCGCCCAATCGGCAGCGCGAAAGGCAGCGCTGGCCGCGCTCGAGGCGTTCAAGGGTGACCGTGCCGTTACTCCGACCCTTCGCCTTTCGGGCCCCACTTCGGCGCAGCGCGCCTACGCGACGCTCAGCCTGCCGCTGGATCGCTTCAAGGCCGCCGCGAAACGCCTCGACGCGACAATCAACGACCTGTTTCTAGCTTGCGTGAGCCAAGCGTTGCGCGACCACCTCATTGCGCGCGATGATCTTCCCGCAACGCCATTGGTTGTGAACTCGGCGCGCAGCTATCGCCGCTCCGAACATGGCGCGTTCGGCAACCGTATTGTCGCGCTGCACCCTCATCTCGCTACGCACATTACCGATCCGCTGGGACGGTTGCGCGCAATCCAGGCGTCCATGGCTGCAGAGATGCGCCGGACCGCTTACGACGAGGCACTCCTCGATGCGCTGGAGAAGCCTTTCGGCGCGCGTGATCGCCGCGCGACTTTTGCCGAGCGGACGGCAGGCGGAACGCGCGTGCTGCCTGGAAACCTTACTGTCTCCAATGTGCCAGGACCTGGCGGGGATCGCTTGTTCATGGGCTTTCGCCAGCTGCACAACTTTCCTGTTCCAATTATCGGCAGCGGCCGCTTCCTCAACGTTACTTCGCGGCGCAGCGGGGCCAACCTCGACATGGG